A genome region from Arachis duranensis cultivar V14167 chromosome 8, aradu.V14167.gnm2.J7QH, whole genome shotgun sequence includes the following:
- the LOC107461633 gene encoding 40S ribosomal protein SA-like: MATSAATTAAVSRQLSQKEQDIQMMLAAEVHLGTKNCDFQMERYVFKRRNDVVLSHFEFAFLFFYFLKYVQPIKEGALENIPTIAFCDTDSPMRYVDVTIPANNKGKHSIGCLFWLLARMVLQMRGTIRPGLKWDVMVDLFFYREPEEAKQQEEEELPAAPEYAIQDFGAAGIAGFPAADGEWGAVTAEQSWTEPVPQQPIAAAPANWAPDATAGDWEPVPAPQAFVPAPGGVAPTGWE, from the exons ATGGCCACTTCCGCCGCCACAACCGCTGCAGTGTCGCGCCAGCTCTCGCAAAAGGAGCAAGACATCCAAATGATGCTCGCAGCTGAGGTTCATCTCGGAACCAAAAACTGCGACTTCCAGATGGAACGCTACGTTTTCAAGCGCCGCAATGATG TGGT TTTATCTCATTTTGagtttgcttttctatttttttattttttaaaatatgtgcAGCCCATTAAGGAAGGTGCTCTTGAAAATATTCCAACGATTGCCTTCTGCGACACTGATTCTCCGATGCGCTATGTTGATGTTACCATTCCTGCCAATAACAAGGGGAAGCACAGTATTGGTTGTCTGTTTTGGTTATTAGCAAGGATGGTTCTGCAGATGAGGGGTACTATTCGTCCAGGGCTTAAGTGGGATGTGATG GTGGACTTATTCTTCTATAGAGAACCTGAAGAGGCCAAGCAACAAGAGGAGGAGGAATTACCAGCTGCCCCAGAATATGCCATTCAAGATTTTGGTGCTGCTGGCATTGCCGGCTTCCCTGCAGCTGATGGGGAATGGGGGGCTGTTACAGCTGAACAATCCTGGACTGAACCAGTTCCTCAACAACCCATTGCAGCTGCACCTGCTAACTGGGCCCCAGACGCCA CTGCAGGTGATTGGGAGCCAGTTCCAGCTCCACAGGCTTTCGTTCCTGCACCCGGAGGTGTTGCCCCCACTGGCTGGGAATAA
- the LOC127741228 gene encoding uncharacterized protein LOC127741228 produces MKYHLAKIPGQIKVCNKVTEDVELQCKRLLEENKKNKAEKRKFTSECYDVESEREAEEEGEAPNPVQPPAPATMGDKGKRRAIAATPIGSYFKERTTPGSQPALKSVLASKQVKHKVKLGLARWIIDARIPFNAIQSPYFQPALDGVAAIGPGFKGPSYDEMRVYLLADLKKECQLLVEGYRSSWKREGVSSVDASDMIKTADTLFKLFAEVIEWVGSSNIVHVVIDNAANYVSAGELIHEKYPNIFWSPCAAHCINLILKDIASLPHIADLASRASKVTVFVYNHMIFLSWLRKRKEWKEIVRPGITRFATVFITLKSIYDHKQDLQALVIDK; encoded by the exons ATGAAATATCATCTTGCAAAAATCCCTGGACAAATTAAAGTCTGTAACAAAGTAACTGAAGATGTTGAGCTTCAATGCAAAAGACTTTTggaggaaaacaaaaaaaataaggcagaaaaaagaaaatttacatCTGAGTGTTATGATGTGGAAAGTGAAAGAGAAGCGGAAGAAGAGGGTGAAGCGCCTAATCCTGTACAACCTCCGGCTCCTGCAACAATGGGAGACAAAGGAAAGAGAAGAGCGATTGCTGCTACTCCAATTGGAAGTTATTTTAAGGAAAGGACTACGCCAGGCTCTCAACCAGCTTTGAAAAGTGTCTTGGCCAGTAAACAAGTTAAACACAAGGTTAAGTTGGGGCTTGCAAGATGGATCATTGATGCACGGATTCCATTCAATGCAATTCAATCGCCTTACTTTCAACCTGCCTTGGACGGCGTTGCTGCAATTGGACCTGGTTTCAAGGGACCGTCGTATGACGAAATGAGAGTTTATTTGCTGGCCGATCTTAAGAAGGAGTGTCAGTTACTTGTTGAAGGTTATAGGAGCTCATGGAAAAGGGAAGGAGTGTCG TCTGTTGATGCTTCTGATATGATAAAAACTGCCGATACCTTGTTTAAATTGTTTGCTGAGGTTATTGAGTGGGTTGGGTCTAGTAACATTGTGCATGTGGTTATTGATAATGCTGCGAATTATGTATCTGCTGGAGAACTCATTCATGAAAAGTATCCAAACATTTTTTGGTCTCCTTGTGCTGCTCATTGCATCAATCTTATCTTAAAAGACATAGCAAGTCTTCCTCACATAGCTGACCTTGCCTCTCGTGCTTCAAAAGTGACTGTCTTTGTTTACAATCATATGATTTTCTTGTCATggcttagaaaaagaaaagagtggAAAGAAATTGTTCGACCAGGTATAACACGTTTTGCTACTGTTTTCATTACTTTGAAAAGTATATATGATCATAAACAAGACTTGCAAGCATTGGTGATTGACAAATAA